One segment of Nostoc flagelliforme CCNUN1 DNA contains the following:
- a CDS encoding metal-dependent hydrolase, whose amino-acid sequence MLVISHLLISGTATSLLLGTANPAVIAVGAIAGLLPDIDISTSPAGRVLPWISRFFETRMPHRSCTHSLVASAAIAIMGYTAALFNPNLLNLAHALSVGYFFGWFADIFTRGGVEMFWPSPVRCVCPGNRNLRLRTGSNAEYFILILLIAIALGTFSINNSGGILTQFNRLIASPSGVQHIFNESGSTHLIKANIKGVRTGDRSKVNGQYLIIQVQGTGFLVQSDDGRIYKASTEPDSQIFLEEITADVGKPAITNIEALTLEDEPIGSAIAQFNRTGAMVFISGQLTVDGLETTGLPRDPDFSQAVKNQFTWTDVRLFFDTSSIKISDEDKLSIKSQL is encoded by the coding sequence ATGCTAGTAATATCTCATCTATTAATTAGTGGCACGGCTACCAGTTTGCTCCTTGGAACTGCCAACCCTGCTGTTATTGCTGTGGGTGCGATCGCTGGCTTATTACCCGACATCGACATCTCAACCTCACCCGCCGGCCGTGTCCTGCCGTGGATAAGCAGATTTTTTGAAACCAGGATGCCTCATCGCAGCTGTACACACAGTTTAGTTGCAAGTGCAGCGATCGCAATTATGGGTTACACCGCAGCGCTGTTTAATCCCAATCTCCTAAACCTTGCTCATGCCCTAAGTGTGGGCTACTTTTTTGGATGGTTTGCAGACATTTTTACTCGCGGCGGTGTGGAAATGTTCTGGCCCAGCCCTGTGAGATGTGTTTGCCCAGGCAATCGTAACTTGAGGTTGAGGACTGGCAGCAATGCTGAGTATTTCATCCTTATATTGCTGATTGCGATCGCTCTCGGCACTTTTAGCATCAATAACTCAGGAGGAATTTTAACCCAGTTCAACAGACTAATCGCGTCACCATCGGGTGTACAGCATATTTTCAATGAGTCGGGGTCAACACACCTGATTAAGGCAAATATTAAGGGGGTGAGGACGGGCGATCGCTCTAAGGTAAATGGGCAATATCTAATTATTCAGGTACAGGGAACGGGCTTTTTAGTCCAATCCGACGACGGAAGGATTTACAAGGCATCTACTGAGCCTGATTCCCAAATATTCTTAGAGGAAATCACCGCAGATGTGGGTAAGCCAGCAATCACTAATATTGAGGCTTTGACATTGGAGGATGAACCGATTGGCTCGGCGATCGCACAATTCAACCGCACTGGGGCGATGGTCTTCATCTCCGGTCAGTTAACAGTTGATGGACTAGAAACTACAGGTTTACCCCGTGACCCGGATTTCTCACAAGCAGTAAAAAATCAATTTACATGGACTGATGTGAGGCTTTTTTTTGATACATCATCAATCAAAATTTCGGACGAAGATAAATTAAGTATAAAATCGCAGTTGTAA
- a CDS encoding IS630 family transposase: protein MQELRHDYRRWLDQIDVKNLIFVDEAGINLSMSRLFARAVDGERAVGSIPKSKSGNVSLIGALNIDGLIASMTVPGSTNTEVFLTYVTQVLLPQLWKGAIVVMDNLKVHHAERVRIAIESVGAKVKFLPPYSPDLSPIELCWSKLKQFLRSCEARTPDSLDQAMALAVNYITEDDAFGWFNHCGLFT from the coding sequence GTGCAAGAGTTAAGACATGACTATCGGCGTTGGTTAGATCAGATTGATGTTAAAAATTTAATATTTGTCGATGAAGCGGGAATAAATTTGTCAATGTCGCGCTTGTTCGCCAGAGCCGTTGATGGCGAACGAGCCGTGGGTAGTATCCCAAAAAGCAAGAGTGGCAACGTTTCTTTGATTGGGGCTTTAAACATTGATGGACTGATTGCCTCGATGACTGTACCAGGAAGTACAAATACTGAGGTATTTCTTACTTATGTGACCCAGGTCTTACTGCCTCAGCTATGGAAAGGGGCAATTGTGGTCATGGATAACCTTAAAGTTCATCATGCCGAGCGTGTCAGAATTGCCATCGAGTCCGTCGGTGCAAAAGTCAAGTTTTTGCCGCCTTATTCTCCTGATTTATCACCTATTGAGCTTTGTTGGTCGAAACTGAAGCAATTCCTTCGTTCCTGTGAGGCACGTACTCCTGATTCACTCGACCAAGCGATGGCTCTTGCTGTAAATTACATTACCGAAGATGATGCCTTCGGTTGGTTTAACCACTGTGGTCTATTTACCTGA
- a CDS encoding IS630 family transposase: MGTSLQSLRYKSTVISAYRWSSPFFPSEVKSAIDSEIRQALEFAATPPQQRQQTITQKPRWTLKRLAAWIDKQFNLKCCRESIRKTLKNLGFSWKKARKLLNKANSKKRREFLEKLKGLLDDALHNGHLLIFIDEAHIHLDSDEGYGWSVKGERFWVSSNSPGRAKVSFYGIYVYNYAKVKIFPYLKADQFNTIDVLKHLRTEFPDQEVTLIWDGAPYHRAQLVNEALQVLQINLQPLPSYSPDFMPVEHLWQWLREDVTYHTCYQSAAELIERVHLFEQDIHSNPFEISDRLWVKITLTLTRKNYGFQRRRGLCTLFVV, translated from the coding sequence GTGGGTACATCGTTACAATCTCTCAGGTATAAAAGCACTGTTATATCAGCGTACAGGTGGTCATCCCCCTTTTTTCCCTCAGAAGTAAAGTCAGCAATTGATTCTGAGATTCGTCAAGCTCTTGAGTTTGCAGCAACACCACCCCAACAAAGACAACAGACAATAACGCAAAAGCCTCGTTGGACATTGAAGCGTTTAGCGGCTTGGATTGACAAACAGTTCAATCTCAAATGTTGCCGAGAGTCAATACGTAAGACTCTCAAGAACTTAGGGTTTTCGTGGAAAAAAGCACGTAAACTTTTAAATAAAGCTAACAGTAAAAAACGTAGAGAGTTTCTAGAAAAACTCAAGGGTTTGCTTGATGATGCTCTCCATAATGGTCATTTGCTAATTTTTATCGACGAGGCACATATTCATCTTGATAGCGATGAAGGCTATGGTTGGTCAGTTAAAGGTGAGCGTTTTTGGGTCAGTTCCAACTCTCCAGGAAGAGCCAAGGTTTCCTTTTATGGGATCTATGTTTATAACTATGCCAAAGTCAAAATTTTTCCTTACCTGAAAGCTGACCAATTCAATACGATTGATGTTTTAAAGCATCTAAGAACTGAATTTCCAGACCAAGAGGTCACTTTAATTTGGGATGGTGCTCCCTATCATCGTGCACAATTGGTAAACGAAGCATTGCAAGTCTTACAAATAAACTTGCAACCCTTACCTAGTTACAGTCCTGATTTTATGCCTGTCGAACACCTGTGGCAGTGGTTGCGTGAAGATGTTACTTATCACACGTGCTATCAATCTGCTGCTGAACTGATTGAACGTGTTCATTTATTTGAACAAGACATTCATTCTAACCCCTTTGAAATTAGCGATCGCCTATGGGTAAAAATCACCTTGACCCTGACGAGGAAAAACTACGGGTTTCAACGTAGACGAGGTTTATGTACGCTTTTCGTGGTTTAA
- a CDS encoding helix-turn-helix domain-containing protein: protein MPVSYSGDLRRRVIKAWEAKEGSQRQLAERFKVSLSFVRNLLRHYRQDGQIEAKRRGGYQKPTIQTEHLSWLQSLVEEKNDLLLRELCARYQEKTGIRVSIPTMHRAIEKLSLRCKKKVFMPASKIRPECKS from the coding sequence ATGCCAGTATCTTACTCAGGTGATTTGCGTCGTCGTGTGATTAAAGCATGGGAAGCAAAGGAAGGGTCTCAACGTCAATTGGCTGAAAGATTCAAGGTCAGCTTGTCATTTGTGCGAAATCTGTTGCGTCATTATCGTCAAGATGGACAAATTGAAGCGAAACGACGTGGAGGATACCAAAAGCCAACAATTCAAACCGAGCATCTGAGCTGGCTCCAATCTCTGGTTGAGGAGAAAAATGATTTGTTGTTGAGAGAATTATGCGCTCGCTATCAAGAAAAGACAGGGATTAGGGTGAGTATTCCGACAATGCATCGTGCGATAGAAAAATTAAGCTTACGCTGTAAAAAAAAAGTCTTTATGCCAGCGAGCAAGATACGCCCAGAGTGCAAGAGTTAA